In the Accipiter gentilis unplaced genomic scaffold, bAccGen1.1, whole genome shotgun sequence genome, one interval contains:
- the LOC126037243 gene encoding uncharacterized protein LOC126037243 yields MYTGRKPETAILLKNSLAAEKMVHPVARSNRVDGRGRRETNCGEMNQKNGMQRQSWLNFPRTGKSLLKLIKKLTNTLFPGIPLIVLLIIPQAEGGNPHEPFKWELISWEGTKTIATFSNPGPPEFVVKLCDLVPIPCEKGPPFYICPASGQPYCNYPGHYYCGYWGCETIASGWTVKTPDKYIRATWTPNGCVPEDTGVDLAGLRDVDYVAPRKKVCTHIKFQVLHFLEDVWLVGRTWGIRVYGGIPKDWGGHFLIRKIKMPHDSLPVGPNKILNPPTFPKTTTRPYYTVTESSLVRNSGVSKFKDPLWDLIQASYQSAYQAPLALLTSKVAGHVA; encoded by the coding sequence atgtacacaggcagaaaacccgaaacagctattctcctgaagaattcccttgctgccgagaagatggtacaccccgtggctcgaagcaaccgagtcgacgggcgaggcagaagagaaaccaactgtggagaaatgaatcagaaaaatgggatgcaaaggcaatcatggctgaacttccccaggactggtaagagtttactaaaattaattaaaaaattaacgaacaccctttttcctggtataccgttAATTGTGTTATTGATAATACCCCAGGCAGAAGGGGGAAACCCACATGAACCATTTAAATGGGAACTAATATCTTGGGAAGGAACGAAAACAATAGCCACTTTTAGCAACCCAGGGCCACCTGAATTTGTAGTGAAACTTTGTGATTTAGTACCGATACCTTGTGAAAAAGGACCTCCATTTTATATATGCCCGGCCTCTGGACAGCCTTATTGTAATTATCCCGGACACTATTATTGTGGTTATTGGGGATGTGAGACAATAGCCTCGGGCTGGACAGTAAAGACTCCTGATAAATATATAAGAGCAACCTGGACTCCTAACGGATGTGTACCCGAAGATACAGGTgtagatcttgcaggtctgcgcGATGTGGATTATGTAGCTCCACGGAAAAAGGTCTGTACCCACATCAAATTTCAAGTATTGCATTTCCTAGAAGATGTGTGGTTAGTAGGACGAACATGGGGAATACGTGTCTATGGAGGGATTCCTAAAGATTGGGGAGGACACTTtctcataagaaaaattaaaatgccacatGATTCACTCCCTGTTGGGCCGAATAAAATATTGAATCCACCCACCTTCCCTAAGACAACCACTCGTCCATACTACACGGTGACTGAGTCCTCTTTGGTTAGGAATTCAGGAGTATCAAAATTTAAAGACCCCTTATGGGATTTAATACAAGCCTCTTATC